The following proteins come from a genomic window of Methanocella conradii HZ254:
- a CDS encoding 4Fe-4S dicluster domain-containing protein → MSIVFFGSMRVALRNVAEPSGDFRLEETCGYEKCMQCGRCTASCPAAFIYEDYRPRDVMRMLQIGDREALMRVIWRCGQCYSCAARCPRNNSVGAGILALRESAMAAGLAPEGIMATAAMIRKNLYGHGETFLPATFDFLEEFGPKTTQRCRDNASRRVRLGFDRDDARARPIPANSMKEIRALIDMTWPGGEADA, encoded by the coding sequence ATGTCCATAGTATTTTTTGGTAGCATGAGGGTCGCTTTAAGGAATGTAGCCGAGCCTTCCGGAGATTTTCGCCTTGAGGAGACGTGTGGCTATGAAAAGTGCATGCAGTGCGGGCGATGCACGGCGAGCTGCCCCGCCGCATTCATCTATGAGGACTATCGCCCTCGCGACGTGATGAGGATGCTCCAGATAGGCGACAGGGAGGCGTTGATGCGCGTCATCTGGCGCTGCGGCCAGTGCTATTCCTGTGCGGCAAGGTGCCCGAGGAACAATAGCGTCGGGGCGGGAATCCTCGCCCTTCGGGAGTCTGCAATGGCGGCAGGGCTCGCGCCTGAAGGAATAATGGCCACGGCAGCCATGATCCGCAAAAACCTTTATGGGCATGGCGAAACCTTCCTCCCTGCTACGTTTGACTTCCTGGAAGAGTTCGGCCCCAAGACTACCCAGAGGTGCCGCGATAATGCCAGCAGGAGAGTAAGGCTAGGTTTCGACAGGGATGATGCAAGGGCCCGGCCCATACCGGCAAATTCTATGAAAGAGATAAGGGCGCTCATCGACATGACGTGGCCTGGAGGCGAGGCCGATGCTTAA
- a CDS encoding CoB--CoM heterodisulfide reductase iron-sulfur subunit B family protein gives MLKPQSIPEDNYYLFKSCVTCSIYPGIEKSIRFVLDKIGASYTDDPRHSSCTGFGYHAGVVPLKTCLALNARNFSLAAESRDSHIACTCPTSYGTLKECKDILSRDPSQREYVEEALKKVGRNLDLSPSIHHVSEVFLARLEGIRSKAVRDLSGVRAVTHHGCHYSKIYCGDVASGDFERPTVLDDIAKALGCSVLDYNERSLCCGMGFHYTLVDREYPRSVLKRKLASIKEAGPDVIITQCPGCTFNLDYYQENLSNALGPLDIPVMYFSELVAVALGADPYDIGLDMHAVPVEPLLERLGIAGGERWRQG, from the coding sequence ATGCTTAAGCCTCAAAGCATACCCGAGGATAACTATTATCTATTCAAGAGCTGCGTGACGTGCTCGATCTATCCTGGCATCGAGAAGTCAATACGCTTCGTCCTGGATAAAATAGGGGCAAGCTACACCGATGACCCGCGCCATTCCTCATGCACGGGGTTCGGATACCACGCAGGCGTCGTGCCGCTAAAGACATGCCTGGCGTTAAACGCCCGCAACTTTTCCCTGGCCGCGGAGTCCAGGGACAGCCATATAGCCTGCACATGCCCAACATCATATGGAACGCTTAAAGAATGCAAGGATATCCTCTCACGAGACCCATCGCAAAGGGAATACGTTGAAGAAGCCCTAAAAAAGGTGGGCAGAAATCTGGACCTTTCCCCGAGCATCCATCACGTCTCAGAAGTTTTTCTTGCCAGGCTCGAGGGCATCCGGTCGAAGGCAGTACGTGACCTTAGCGGCGTGAGAGCCGTGACCCATCATGGGTGCCATTACTCTAAGATTTATTGTGGAGATGTGGCCTCGGGCGACTTCGAGAGGCCCACAGTGCTAGACGACATCGCGAAGGCCTTAGGGTGTAGCGTGCTGGACTATAATGAGAGGTCGCTATGCTGCGGCATGGGATTCCATTATACTTTAGTGGACCGTGAGTATCCCAGGTCTGTCCTGAAGCGTAAGCTGGCTAGCATAAAGGAAGCCGGCCCCGACGTCATAATTACCCAGTGCCCTGGCTGTACTTTTAACCTGGACTACTATCAGGAGAATCTATCGAACGCGTTGGGCCCGCTGGACATCCCTGTCATGTACTTTTCTGAGCTTGTGGCCGTCGCGTTGGGGGCAGACCCTTATGATATAGGGCTGGACATGCACGCGGTGCCGGTAGAGCCCCTGCTTGAGAGGCTTGGCATCGCGGGAGGAGAGCGATGGCGCCAAGGGTAG